In the genome of Candidatus Paceibacterota bacterium, one region contains:
- a CDS encoding GIY-YIG nuclease family protein, with protein MPYKVYILGCSDKTLYVGCTKDLRRRLLQHNNSKSGAHYTKIRRPVKLLYSETFSTLKEAMRREREIKGWRREKKLALIKNK; from the coding sequence ATGCCCTACAAAGTCTATATTTTAGGATGCTCCGATAAAACTCTTTATGTCGGTTGCACAAAGGATCTAAGAAGAAGACTTTTACAACACAACAATTCTAAATCCGGAGCCCACTATACAAAAATAAGACGCCCGGTTAAATTATTATATTCGGAAACTTTCAGTACCCTAAAAGAAGCTATGCGAAGAGAAAGAGAAATAAAAGGTTGGAGAAGAGAAAAGAAACTAGCTTTGATTAAGAATAAGTAA